In Deltaproteobacteria bacterium, the following are encoded in one genomic region:
- a CDS encoding HlyC/CorC family transporter, with product MDDDVHPSFIQRLTRFLGRRRLSRSARIEQEIHELIGAGEQEGLITLQEGDMIQGVLELGDTSAREILVPRTEIVGVSLDASLADIIGCSDEYGHTRYPVFRDNLDHIEGVLHVKDLLPFWGKDASYKIIPEAMRPAHFVHGGKRVNELLREMLDDHIHMVIVTDEYGGTDGLLTVEDIIEEIVGEIHDEHDREVDMISRIDENTFLVDARMDIEDLEESLQVKLPEGDYGSLGGFLVECFGRVPASSEEYAYEDLTFTIESADQRRIEQVRVARNRPSHTN from the coding sequence TTGGATGACGACGTCCATCCCTCGTTTATTCAGCGTCTGACCCGATTCCTCGGACGGCGGCGCTTGAGCCGTTCAGCGCGCATCGAACAGGAAATTCACGAACTCATCGGCGCCGGAGAACAAGAAGGCCTGATCACCCTTCAGGAAGGGGATATGATCCAGGGCGTGCTGGAATTAGGGGACACGAGCGCCCGCGAAATTCTGGTTCCCCGGACGGAGATCGTCGGCGTTTCCCTGGACGCCTCGCTGGCGGACATCATAGGCTGTTCCGACGAGTATGGTCATACCCGATATCCCGTATTTAGAGACAATCTGGATCACATCGAAGGCGTACTTCATGTGAAGGATCTGCTTCCCTTCTGGGGAAAGGATGCTTCTTACAAGATCATACCGGAGGCCATGAGGCCCGCTCATTTCGTGCACGGCGGCAAACGCGTGAACGAACTCCTCAGGGAAATGCTCGATGATCACATTCACATGGTGATTGTTACGGATGAGTATGGGGGCACGGACGGTCTTTTGACCGTTGAGGATATTATCGAGGAGATTGTCGGGGAAATCCACGATGAACACGACCGCGAGGTCGACATGATTTCCCGCATCGACGAAAACACCTTTCTCGTTGACGCTCGGATGGACATCGAGGATCTGGAAGAATCTCTTCAAGTCAAGCTGCCGGAAGGCGACTACGGGTCCCTCGGGGGTTTTCTAGTCGAGTGTTTCGGTAGGGTTCCCGCTTCGTCGGAAGAATACGCCTATGAAGATTTGACGTTCACGATCGAGTCGGCGGACCAACGGCGTATCGAGCAGGTTCGAGTCGCCCGCAACAGACCCTCCCACACCAACTGA
- a CDS encoding SDR family NAD(P)-dependent oxidoreductase, which yields MSDKAIQRKADQSLSNKTAIITGASSGIGRATALTLAQAGAAVVVQARRNDRLEKLASEISGQGGKVLAVAGDAAIESDINVLLDSALSWKDGGGKYDIVVVNAGRGLAGGILGSDESQWRELYDVNVLGLALLMRRAGQYLARRKSGDIVAISSVAAKHISPFSGFYSSSKFAVSAIAEGLRREICSHGVRVSTIMPGLVVSEFQQVAGYTEENFGKAVAQFGKVLEPQDIAEAIYWLLTLPPHVHASEIMVRPTGQDYP from the coding sequence ATGAGCGACAAAGCAATCCAAAGAAAGGCGGACCAGTCACTTTCCAACAAGACCGCTATCATCACCGGCGCCAGTTCCGGCATAGGGCGGGCCACAGCCCTGACACTCGCCCAGGCGGGGGCTGCGGTGGTCGTCCAGGCTCGTCGTAATGACAGACTCGAGAAATTGGCTTCCGAAATCTCCGGCCAGGGCGGAAAAGTCCTGGCTGTAGCAGGTGACGCAGCCATCGAGTCGGACATTAATGTGCTGCTGGATAGCGCCCTTTCATGGAAGGATGGAGGGGGCAAGTATGATATCGTTGTGGTCAACGCGGGTCGCGGACTGGCGGGGGGCATCCTCGGCAGCGATGAATCCCAGTGGCGGGAACTCTACGATGTCAATGTCCTTGGTTTGGCGCTCCTGATGCGCCGGGCGGGGCAATACCTGGCTCGACGAAAGAGCGGAGACATCGTGGCCATCAGTTCGGTGGCTGCAAAGCATATTTCGCCCTTCAGCGGTTTTTACAGCTCAAGTAAGTTCGCTGTCAGCGCCATTGCCGAGGGGCTTCGTCGCGAAATCTGTTCACACGGAGTTCGGGTTTCCACCATTATGCCCGGCCTCGTGGTATCCGAATTCCAGCAAGTGGCCGGCTATACCGAGGAAAACTTTGGCAAGGCGGTTGCCCAATTCGGCAAAGTACTCGAGCCCCAGGATATTGCCGAAGCGATTTACTGGTTGCTCACTCTGCCGCCTCATGTCCATGCCAGCGAAATCATGGTGAGGCCCACCGGGCAGGATTATCCGTGA
- the prfB gene encoding peptide chain release factor 2 yields the protein MQKKLKRIDSIMARERFWANQDRAKKILKKRAYLLPRLEHFQKVEQRTEDTEILIELAREEEDLGAMKEADQHLEQIENDLGELEFERMLGGPDDFRNAIVSINAGAGGTEAQDWAQILLRMYLRWAEDHSFETEILDMVDGEEAGIKSTTFIVKGLNAYGFLKAEVGIHRLVRISPFDASGRRHTSFASLFVYPEVDDEIVIEVREEDLRVDTFRASGHGGQHVNKTSSAVRLTHYPTGLVVTCQNEKSQHRNKESAMKVLKARLYEMELQKKAEEMDKLHKTKKDIAWGSQIRSYVLQPYRLVKDHRTDHEEGNVDAVLDGRLDEFIQAFLLDQSPRI from the coding sequence ATTCAAAAGAAACTGAAACGCATTGATTCCATCATGGCGAGAGAACGGTTCTGGGCCAATCAGGACCGCGCCAAGAAAATTCTCAAGAAACGGGCCTATCTTTTACCCAGGCTAGAGCATTTCCAGAAAGTCGAGCAGCGCACCGAAGACACCGAAATTCTCATAGAACTCGCCAGGGAAGAGGAAGATCTGGGCGCCATGAAGGAAGCCGACCAGCATCTTGAGCAGATCGAAAACGATCTGGGTGAGTTGGAATTCGAGCGGATGCTCGGCGGCCCGGACGATTTTCGCAATGCCATCGTATCCATAAACGCGGGGGCCGGCGGCACCGAGGCTCAGGATTGGGCTCAAATCTTGCTTCGCATGTATCTCAGATGGGCGGAAGATCATAGTTTTGAAACGGAAATTCTGGATATGGTCGATGGAGAAGAGGCGGGCATCAAGAGCACTACTTTTATAGTCAAGGGACTGAACGCCTATGGGTTCCTGAAAGCCGAAGTAGGCATCCATCGTCTGGTGCGCATATCGCCTTTCGACGCGAGCGGACGCAGGCACACCTCCTTTGCATCCCTATTTGTCTATCCCGAAGTGGATGACGAGATTGTTATCGAGGTCCGGGAGGAAGACTTGAGGGTCGACACCTTTCGAGCCAGCGGTCATGGGGGCCAGCACGTGAACAAGACCTCGTCCGCCGTCCGCCTTACGCATTATCCGACGGGTCTCGTTGTCACATGCCAGAACGAGAAGTCGCAGCATCGAAACAAAGAATCGGCCATGAAGGTGCTCAAAGCACGCCTCTACGAAATGGAACTTCAGAAAAAAGCGGAAGAAATGGACAAGCTCCACAAGACCAAGAAGGACATCGCCTGGGGAAGTCAGATCCGCTCTTACGTGCTTCAGCCGTACCGCTTGGTGAAGGACCACCGGACCGACCACGAGGAGGGCAATGTGGACGCCGTTTTGGACGGACGGCTGGACGAGTTCATCCAGGCCTTCCTGCTCGATCAGAGTCCGCGGATATAA
- a CDS encoding IMP cyclohydrolase encodes MADLKKEYYTIVEDHFPKRITMDFGGQLLVYEKHTWKIREDSTGPVVERGLRYGENPGQEAALYRLLNGNLVLGDCRFVEPGEGLVSSIKEEDMLQFGKHPGKTNLTDIDNSLNILKFLMGQPCAVIVKHNNPCGVAYGSSLAEAYARANMADRIAAFGGCAAFNREVDAETAQLIADNYLEVVVAPDYAGKALDLLRKRANLRIVRIRRMSDLQSYVHSRFLDFKSLMDGGIIVQQSAVNRVLGKKDFLSATASHEGKEYRIDRTPTDDELEDLLFGWAVEQGVTSNSVLYVKDRATVGIGTGEQDRVGVAEIAVYKAYAKYRDAVCFKKHGVPFKTLELDIQQGRRPVTQKEEIEEIARANKGGLIGSAMVSDAFFPFRDGVDVGLKEGVRAVVQPGGSLRDYEVIEACNEAGAAMVFTGQRAFKH; translated from the coding sequence ATGGCGGACCTGAAAAAAGAATACTATACCATAGTGGAAGACCATTTCCCCAAGCGGATCACCATGGATTTCGGAGGACAACTCCTTGTTTATGAAAAACATACCTGGAAGATCCGTGAGGATTCAACCGGCCCCGTTGTGGAACGAGGGCTACGGTATGGCGAGAATCCGGGACAGGAAGCCGCCTTGTATCGGCTGCTGAACGGCAATCTGGTCTTGGGCGATTGCCGTTTTGTCGAGCCTGGAGAAGGCCTGGTCAGCTCGATAAAAGAAGAGGACATGCTGCAGTTCGGAAAACATCCCGGAAAGACCAATCTTACCGATATCGACAATTCATTGAATATATTGAAATTTTTGATGGGACAACCCTGCGCGGTCATTGTCAAGCACAACAACCCCTGTGGTGTGGCCTACGGGAGCAGTCTTGCGGAAGCCTATGCCCGTGCGAATATGGCGGACCGGATTGCGGCGTTCGGCGGCTGCGCCGCGTTCAACCGGGAAGTGGACGCGGAAACGGCGCAACTGATTGCGGACAACTATCTCGAGGTCGTCGTCGCGCCGGACTACGCCGGGAAGGCGTTGGATCTATTACGGAAGAGGGCCAACCTGCGTATCGTGCGCATTCGGAGGATGAGCGATCTGCAATCCTACGTACACAGCCGGTTCCTGGATTTCAAGAGTCTGATGGACGGCGGAATCATCGTACAGCAATCCGCCGTAAATCGGGTTCTCGGCAAGAAGGACTTCCTGTCGGCGACAGCCTCGCACGAGGGCAAGGAATATCGAATCGATCGGACTCCCACGGACGACGAGTTGGAAGACCTGCTGTTCGGGTGGGCGGTGGAGCAGGGCGTGACGTCCAACTCCGTCCTGTACGTAAAAGACAGGGCTACCGTGGGCATCGGCACAGGGGAACAGGACCGTGTGGGAGTAGCTGAAATCGCTGTTTACAAGGCCTATGCCAAATATCGGGACGCCGTTTGCTTCAAGAAACACGGTGTCCCATTCAAGACGCTCGAACTCGATATTCAGCAGGGCCGTCGCCCCGTCACTCAAAAAGAGGAAATCGAGGAGATTGCGCGGGCGAACAAGGGAGGCCTCATCGGATCGGCCATGGTTTCAGATGCCTTCTTCCCGTTTCGCGACGGAGTGGACGTAGGTTTGAAAGAGGGCGTTCGGGCGGTGGTGCAGCCCGGCGGATCACTCAGGGACTACGAAGTGATCGAAGCCTGCAACGAGGCCGGCGCCGCCATGGTCTTCACCGGCCAGAGAGCTTTTAAGCATTGA
- the lnt gene encoding apolipoprotein N-acyltransferase, translated as MSAIALSLLSGILLTLAFPKTEWWLLAFLALIPLFKAISGKNPRRAFLLGFITGLTHFVSLIYWVYHVMGYYGGLSPAVSVLVLLLFTSVLALFIGCFCLTLAWLERKGSHLFPAAPLLWVTFEWVRSHIFTGFPWELLGYSMYRRLAFIQAADIVGVYGISFVLVSVNVALFLLLFSDRPWKKRLVSGEVISAVVMVALLLVYGQTRLEWIEAESASASKVHIGMAQGNIEQDRKWLKEYQSGTLDIYEALTAEAVQRGATLVVWPETAAPFYFDRDKLLTDRLRSIARNHETHLLVGAPAISWDSRGRVRLFNRALLLDGSGNTLNRYDKSHLVPYGEYVPLKKWFSFLGKLVEQVGDFSSGEPGGILSYDDIRLGPLICFESIFPYLARKAHLNGAQILVNITNDAWFGRSSAAYQHFSMLTFRSVETRSFSVRAANTGISGVIHASGKVLMTTTLFEEMVIDAEVPILTIDTFYARYGDFFAFCCIIGIVVLGVRAYIGARQQGGTKHVFGSKK; from the coding sequence ATGTCTGCAATCGCGCTATCTTTGCTCTCCGGCATACTGCTGACTCTCGCTTTCCCCAAAACGGAATGGTGGCTCCTGGCCTTTTTGGCCCTGATTCCTCTGTTCAAAGCGATCAGCGGGAAGAATCCCAGGCGGGCGTTCCTTTTGGGATTCATAACGGGACTGACGCATTTCGTCAGCCTCATCTACTGGGTCTATCACGTGATGGGCTACTACGGGGGACTATCTCCTGCGGTCTCCGTGTTGGTGCTCTTGCTGTTCACATCGGTGCTGGCCCTGTTCATCGGGTGTTTCTGCCTGACCTTGGCCTGGCTCGAGCGCAAGGGCTCCCATCTCTTTCCTGCGGCCCCTCTGCTCTGGGTGACCTTCGAGTGGGTTCGTTCTCACATTTTCACCGGATTTCCCTGGGAACTCCTGGGATACTCCATGTACCGCCGGCTCGCCTTCATTCAGGCGGCGGATATTGTCGGGGTATACGGAATCTCCTTTGTCCTGGTCAGCGTAAACGTGGCCCTGTTCCTTTTGCTGTTTTCGGACCGCCCCTGGAAGAAACGACTCGTATCCGGGGAAGTCATCTCCGCTGTTGTGATGGTCGCTCTGCTTCTGGTCTACGGGCAAACGCGACTCGAGTGGATCGAGGCGGAGTCCGCCTCGGCTTCGAAAGTGCACATCGGGATGGCCCAGGGTAACATTGAACAAGACAGAAAATGGTTGAAAGAGTACCAGTCGGGGACTTTAGACATTTACGAGGCCCTAACCGCTGAAGCGGTCCAACGCGGCGCCACCCTGGTGGTTTGGCCGGAAACAGCCGCGCCCTTCTATTTCGATCGCGACAAGCTGCTCACCGACCGGCTGCGCTCTATCGCCCGCAACCATGAGACGCATCTTCTCGTCGGCGCACCCGCCATAAGCTGGGACTCGAGGGGACGGGTTCGGCTTTTCAACAGGGCCCTGCTGTTGGACGGGTCGGGAAATACGTTGAATAGGTACGACAAGAGTCATCTGGTGCCCTATGGGGAGTATGTGCCGTTGAAGAAGTGGTTTTCGTTCTTGGGTAAGCTGGTAGAGCAGGTGGGCGATTTCTCGTCGGGCGAACCCGGAGGGATACTCTCCTATGACGATATCCGCTTGGGGCCCCTCATCTGTTTCGAGTCCATTTTCCCTTATCTCGCAAGAAAAGCGCATCTCAATGGCGCTCAAATCCTGGTAAACATCACCAACGATGCGTGGTTCGGCCGTTCCAGCGCTGCCTACCAGCATTTTTCCATGTTGACCTTCCGTTCCGTGGAGACCCGGAGCTTTTCCGTCAGGGCGGCCAACACGGGAATTTCGGGCGTTATCCACGCGTCCGGAAAGGTCCTGATGACGACGACGCTGTTCGAAGAGATGGTGATCGACGCCGAAGTGCCGATCCTGACAATAGATACGTTTTACGCCCGATACGGGGATTTTTTTGCATTTTGTTGTATAATCGGTATAGTTGTACTAGGGGTTCGCGCCTACATTGGGGCAAGACAACAAGGAGGAACTAAACATGTATTCGGAAGCAAAAAATAG
- a CDS encoding beta-propeller domain-containing protein, translating into MAATFSFRRFPYRIGGGLVGFLALAGLIVLIAGCRSGGSEATSINEQANVRLTRSVSCEELEASIKREAIRMIEAAYSDVEDCYRIVPLPGEPVDALLPSPPGSGGAQELSGDYSSTNVQEPGIDEPDIVKTDGEAVYVLSGSFLLIFGAASPQSPVELSRIELPGAPQSMLVSQDKVAVFCVPAPAEVPGGDSVPEYDYGLSLVLVDVSDKRAPFVWREIQIQGWLQSGRLIEDRLYSLVAGNVNTPQWDYSKGLEANEELVQEQSLSSWLPHSLDIVHGAQGRETYEDTLFSCDSFYVPDGEDLGMLLTVFVLDMKDPLAGPAQDSIFSTTAVAYASSESLFVTNAVVSGEDCGQHSRIHRFDLRANPGRATYTASGEVEGWLLNQFSMSEKDGFLRVATTQQPLFVEESPPSSNNVFILKESGTNLEQVGEVRGIAPGEQIYAVRFVGSLGFVVTFERVDPLFTLDLEDPFDPKLAGQLEVPGFSNYIHIADETHLLTIGKDTEDQGTFAWIKGMQVSLYDVSNLGAPSLLDMEIIGTTGTDSEALYDHRAFNYYAPDRILALPITVFEEQESPPGILDPIFSGFQVYRVDPASGLAFAGQLDHDEFYADNPLCYPNGMRRTLVLGDYLYTFSSGGMKVSPLDNISSATASVSFSTCTSYEPVPVPGRLNP; encoded by the coding sequence ATGGCAGCGACTTTCTCTTTTCGCCGCTTTCCGTATCGGATAGGCGGGGGGCTCGTCGGCTTTTTAGCTTTGGCCGGCTTGATTGTCCTGATTGCGGGATGCCGCTCCGGCGGATCCGAGGCCACGTCCATCAATGAACAGGCAAACGTCCGGCTGACCCGGAGCGTCTCGTGTGAGGAACTGGAAGCCTCAATCAAGCGAGAAGCGATCCGCATGATCGAGGCCGCCTATTCCGACGTAGAGGATTGCTACAGAATCGTTCCACTGCCCGGTGAGCCGGTGGACGCCCTCCTTCCATCACCGCCGGGGTCGGGAGGAGCCCAGGAGTTAAGCGGAGATTATTCCTCGACCAACGTCCAAGAGCCCGGAATAGATGAGCCCGACATTGTAAAGACAGACGGCGAAGCCGTGTACGTGCTCAGCGGCAGTTTTCTCCTGATTTTCGGCGCCGCCTCGCCCCAGAGTCCGGTTGAGCTCTCGAGGATCGAGCTGCCGGGCGCCCCTCAAAGCATGCTCGTGAGCCAAGACAAAGTCGCGGTTTTTTGCGTCCCGGCTCCGGCCGAGGTCCCAGGCGGCGATAGTGTTCCTGAATACGACTACGGCCTATCGCTGGTGCTCGTAGACGTATCGGACAAGAGAGCCCCATTCGTTTGGAGGGAGATTCAGATCCAGGGCTGGCTCCAGAGTGGACGCCTCATAGAGGATCGCCTCTACTCTCTGGTGGCCGGCAATGTAAACACACCTCAATGGGACTACTCGAAAGGTCTCGAAGCCAACGAGGAACTCGTACAGGAGCAGAGCCTGAGTTCATGGCTGCCCCACTCGCTGGATATCGTCCACGGCGCTCAAGGCCGGGAGACCTATGAGGACACCCTCTTTTCCTGCGATTCGTTCTATGTCCCCGATGGAGAGGACCTGGGCATGCTTCTGACGGTTTTCGTTCTGGATATGAAGGACCCGCTTGCGGGACCGGCTCAGGATTCTATTTTCAGCACCACTGCCGTAGCCTACGCATCCTCCGAGAGCCTATTCGTTACCAACGCGGTTGTGTCGGGAGAGGACTGCGGGCAGCACTCTCGAATCCATCGGTTTGATCTTCGGGCGAATCCCGGGCGCGCCACCTATACGGCTAGCGGTGAAGTGGAAGGCTGGCTTCTGAACCAGTTTTCGATGAGTGAAAAAGACGGCTTCCTAAGAGTCGCCACGACTCAGCAACCCCTTTTCGTGGAGGAATCCCCTCCATCGAGCAACAATGTGTTCATCCTTAAAGAATCGGGAACAAATCTGGAACAAGTCGGGGAAGTGCGCGGCATCGCCCCGGGGGAACAGATCTACGCGGTCCGTTTCGTGGGAAGCCTGGGTTTCGTTGTGACTTTCGAGCGGGTGGACCCTTTGTTTACGTTGGACCTGGAGGATCCGTTCGACCCAAAACTCGCAGGTCAACTCGAGGTGCCCGGCTTTTCCAATTACATCCACATCGCGGATGAAACCCATCTGCTCACTATAGGCAAGGACACGGAGGATCAGGGGACCTTTGCATGGATCAAGGGGATGCAGGTCTCCTTGTACGACGTGTCGAACTTGGGCGCGCCCTCCCTTCTGGACATGGAAATTATAGGAACCACGGGCACGGACTCGGAGGCCCTTTACGACCACAGGGCGTTCAACTACTACGCGCCCGACCGCATCCTTGCCCTGCCAATTACCGTGTTCGAGGAACAGGAATCCCCGCCCGGCATTCTCGACCCGATCTTTTCGGGTTTCCAGGTATATCGGGTCGACCCGGCTTCCGGGTTGGCATTTGCGGGCCAACTGGACCACGACGAGTTTTACGCGGACAATCCGTTGTGCTACCCCAACGGCATGAGAAGGACTCTGGTCTTGGGCGATTATTTGTACACGTTTTCAAGCGGCGGGATGAAAGTAAGCCCCCTGGACAACATCTCCTCAGCCACGGCGTCCGTCTCTTTTTCTACGTGTACTTCCTATGAACCGGTTCCTGTGCCCGGGAGGCTGAATCCATGA
- a CDS encoding YitT family protein, which produces MGFSPCIEFPLTSGVPERTFASVASIIPNNKLGGKLTHRPFKLTSDGLTQVVWNLTLITVGSIVCCVAVNGILLPQKFLGAGFTGLSLVIHYLIPSFPVSILYFVLNVPVFALGWKYVGHRFFFYSIAGLLIFSGALEWTQVSVPVHDKILAALLAGIIMGAGAGVILRSLGSAGGLDILSVFFLKRFSIRLGTTILAFNTVILVFGAIMFSLEMALYTLIYIYVNSAVVNVVVMGWSQRRVVIIISPEWQRISSEITKKINRGVTIIDGHGGFTGKDMHMLYTVIAFQELPRLKQLARDIDPNVFLVVSDTLEVMGTRIGNQPRW; this is translated from the coding sequence ATGGGATTCAGTCCCTGTATCGAGTTCCCCCTAACGAGCGGTGTTCCGGAACGAACCTTCGCAAGCGTGGCGTCCATCATTCCAAATAATAAGCTTGGAGGAAAATTGACTCATCGGCCCTTTAAACTGACCTCCGACGGCTTAACTCAGGTCGTCTGGAACCTCACCCTCATTACGGTGGGCAGTATCGTTTGTTGTGTGGCTGTGAACGGGATACTGCTTCCACAGAAGTTTCTCGGAGCCGGATTTACGGGACTGTCGTTGGTCATTCATTATCTGATCCCTTCATTTCCCGTGTCGATTCTCTACTTTGTGCTTAATGTCCCGGTCTTTGCTCTTGGATGGAAATATGTCGGACATCGCTTCTTTTTTTACAGCATAGCGGGGCTGCTCATATTCTCGGGAGCTCTCGAGTGGACGCAGGTGAGCGTTCCCGTTCACGACAAGATACTGGCCGCTCTCCTGGCCGGCATTATCATGGGCGCCGGCGCCGGCGTCATTCTCAGATCTTTGGGGTCAGCCGGAGGACTGGATATCCTTTCGGTCTTCTTCCTGAAACGGTTTTCAATTCGACTGGGAACGACAATTCTTGCGTTCAACACCGTCATTCTTGTATTCGGCGCGATCATGTTTTCCCTGGAAATGGCGCTCTACACCCTGATCTATATCTATGTGAATTCCGCCGTCGTCAACGTTGTGGTTATGGGATGGAGTCAGAGAAGGGTGGTGATTATCATCTCTCCCGAATGGCAAAGAATTTCCAGCGAGATCACCAAGAAGATCAATAGAGGGGTTACGATTATTGACGGTCATGGGGGGTTCACCGGAAAGGACATGCATATGCTGTACACCGTGATCGCATTCCAGGAACTTCCGAGACTCAAACAACTGGCTCGCGATATCGATCCCAACGTATTCCTGGTGGTATCCGATACCCTTGAAGTGATGGGCACCCGCATAGGGAATCAGCCGCGTTGGTGA
- a CDS encoding NUDIX hydrolase, with protein sequence MRREYPEQPVLCVAAVVFDPDDRLLLVRRAKQPSLGAWSIPGGAVELGETLREAIIREVLEETGVQADPVELITFVERIVKAEGEMPQFHYVIAEFLCRWKSGVPSPSDDVDRAFWVPKSDLSKYALPKVTQEIIHKGWLMYHEQPAGRIMPVSQW encoded by the coding sequence ATGCGAAGAGAATACCCCGAACAACCTGTCTTATGTGTAGCCGCCGTAGTCTTTGACCCCGATGACCGTCTCCTGCTGGTGCGCCGGGCCAAGCAGCCTTCCCTCGGCGCATGGTCCATTCCCGGCGGCGCCGTGGAACTCGGCGAGACCCTCCGGGAGGCCATTATCCGAGAAGTGCTGGAAGAGACAGGAGTTCAGGCCGATCCCGTCGAACTCATCACTTTTGTCGAAAGGATCGTCAAAGCCGAGGGCGAGATGCCGCAATTTCACTATGTGATTGCGGAATTCCTTTGCCGCTGGAAAAGCGGCGTCCCGTCGCCCTCGGATGATGTCGACCGGGCCTTCTGGGTCCCCAAGTCGGACCTATCCAAGTACGCGCTTCCCAAAGTGACTCAGGAAATCATTCATAAAGGCTGGCTGATGTATCATGAGCAACCGGCGGGCCGCATCATGCCCGTCAGTCAATGGTAA